The following is a genomic window from Mus caroli chromosome 17, CAROLI_EIJ_v1.1, whole genome shotgun sequence.
cgaggccagcctggtctacgatgtgagttccaggaaagcaaggactacacagggaaaccctgtctcgaaaaaacaaaagcaaaaacacaaacaaacaaaaaaactatttctctctttcttctttcttttcttttttaaagattcatttattctattatatgtaagtacactgtagctgtcttcagacactccagaagagagtgacagatctcattactgatggctgtgagccaccatgtggttgctgggatttgaactgaggaccttcagaagagcagtcagtgctcttaacctctgagccatctctctagcccattgttttcttttctttttttccttctcctttcccttctttcctctcctctccttttccttcctttcttcctttttcttttttcttctttctttctctctctctatttccttccttccttccttccttccttccttcctttctttctttctttctttctttctttctttctttctttcttataggatttcttttttttttttttttagatttattttatttatttattatatgtaagtacactgtagctgtcttcagacgcaccagaagagggcatcagatctcattatgggtggttgtgagccaccaagtggttgctgggatttgaacttcggacctttggaagagcagtcgggtgctcttacccactgagccatctcaccagcccaggatttATTTtcttagccctggctatcctggaccagGTTGTCTCTTCCTcctaggtgctggaattaaaggtgtgtgcgaCCATGACCCTGCTCatccaggactatgtagagacatttgtctcaaagaaaatccaaataaatgaaattttaaaatgaatgcatAGGGAGCTGGGtcgatggctcagtgcttaacagcacagagttcagttcccagcaaacataactgtctagagcagtggttttcatcttcctagtgctggggcctttaatacagtccctcatgttgtggtgaccccgcagccataaaattattgttgctacttcatagctgcttctgttatgaattgtagtgaAAATATaactgatatgcaagatatctaaTATATGACACACAAATACCCCAAAAtagtcttgacccacaggttgggaaccactgtgcGAATCAGAAGGATATCAGAGTCCAAGTTGTTGAAGATATCTAAGATCTGGTTATACGGTTTCCATCCAGGAATAATTTTGCTTCCCGCAAGGAAAACCTGCAGAGACTACTGCTGTCCATTGGCAGAAACCCAGTATCTGAGAGGTGATCCCGTGAAAAGGTTAGCCGACCCCCAGAGAGGTCAGGActcaggttgaaaaccactgctctataaCAGTACTtacatgggatctgatgccctcttctgatatgcatacatacataaacacacacacacactttttttttttttttttttttttttttttaagattttatgtatatgNNNNNNNNNNNNNNNNNNNNNNNNNNNNNNNNNNNNNNNNNNNNNNNNNNNNNNNNNNNNNNNNNNNNNNNNNNNNNNNNNNNNNNNNNtcgaactcagaaatccacctgcctctgcctcccaagtgctgggattaaaggcgtgcgccaccacgcccggcccccacacacaccttttttaaaAGCAGCACATATGCTCttctgatcccagcacccacatcacaagaacctgtaactccagctccaggggaactgACACTGTACTTACtaggtgcacataaactcacacagcctcacacacatacccataaaaaaatagtgaatgtttttttttttttaaaaagaataaacccAATAAATAAATTGAGAGTAGAATATGCAAAGTCACACAGCCTTGGCTTAACTTCACCACACGCTCATGCCCTGTTGTAGCAAAATCTGCTAGAAtaattgtgaaaagaaaaaaaaaatgtataaggtCTAGCATGTCTTGGAGAGGGGAATCAGCATGAAGGAAGAGGACCAACAgtcacaaattgtcttctgacctccacacatgccctGGAATGTGTGTACTACATAAGTAAATGCACAAAGCAGTCAAAACTGGCAGCAACTCCCCCATTTCTTATTCTCCCCCTGTCCTGACATTAAAAGACTTcctcagccagagctacacagagaaaccctgtctcgaaaaaatgaacaaacaaacaaacaaagaaaaaaaagacttcctgAGGTATGGCTGCCGGTCCCCACCCCCAAAGACTACATTTCCTAGAGTTCCTTGCAAAAGAAAGCGCTGTAGCCTGAACTGACCAATGGGATgagtatatttacataatttccgTTTCCTGCCTCTCAAGGACTGGGTCAGCAGACCTCCTTTTCTATTCCAGTCATGGCAGAGTTGTCGTGTCCTGCTTGTTCCCTGAGGACGATAGAGTGTGATGACGCTGGTTTATGACTCAGCTGTCaataactttattataaaaacagGACCCTCCCTATGTGCCCCGGGACCACATCCTCCCCAGAGAGACCCTATGAACAGCATGTGTCACAGTGAATGAAGTTTAGGAGGCTACACTGAGGGCACCTCAGAGGTGCCTCTGGCCCCATCGTCCTCTGTCCACATAGAGGATGCAGATTGGCGTCCCACAGAGTCTGTTCAAATGGGGTTTCTGCATGTTTCCCAGGCCTGATTTGATTTACAGGTGTGGTCTTCCCTACCTCTGGGGTCTCAAGCTGGGTCCAACTAAGAGCCACTGTGGGAGCCCAGGCTAAGTCCTCTGGCTACTCTGGGGACCCAGGCGAGGTTCCCTTCCTCCACTATCACTTTAAAGACCCAGGTGAAGTCCAATCTTGTCACTCTAGCAATCTAGGTGGGGTCCAACCTGGTCACTCTGGAGTCTCAAGAAGGGGTCCGCCCTGGTCAGTCAGAGGGCCCATGCAGGGATTCTCCAAACACTCACTCTTGTCATCAGATGACTGGGCCCCTGTGTGGCCCCACATGTGGTTGTTGACACCCACCTGAACCATCTGGGCATGGTGAATAATGAGAGGCTGAGGTCCTGGAgtctgtggggctggggaggaggctgATGGAAAGGATTGGGactgtggagaagagactggaggcagtgggaaggatggaggctgtgggaaggatggaggctgagggaagcatggaggctgagggaaggatggaggctgagggaaggatggaggctgAAGGAAGTATGGAGgctgagggaaggatggaggctgTGGGGAATAGGGGGAAACTGGAGTACCACCCTGAGGATGAGAAGGTGTTGGCTGTGGACATCCAGGCCAGCTGGGTGTTGGGGTCCCCAGTGACAAATTCTTCCCAAAAGCCACCCCAAGTCTGTTTATCTCTGCTTGCCAGGCCCTGTAGCTATGGACATAGGCTGTGTAGGCATCAGATATGGCCGCCACGTTTTGCCGCTCCGCCTCCAGCTGTATGCTCTGCTCCTTGAGGGTTCTGGCCTCCTGCTCTTTCTTCCAACGTAGCCGCTGTGCCTGGAGCTTCTGTGTCTTGAAGGTGTTTGCCACCTTTCTGGCAAAGATTGGGGAGTGTTCATCTAGCCACACAATGCTGTGGAGCAGTCTGGTTGTATCTGGGCTGAGCTGGGCCTGGGAACACTCAAGTGGGAGGAGGGGGATCACACAGTCCTGCCTCCCAGACTGTGTGAGGCTGTTCATGAGAGCATGGTTGACTTGATGTAGGCTCAGGCGGCAATCAAAGCTAGCAGTCAGGAGCAGGATCATGAACCCTGAGTGATCAATGGCATCTTGGAGACAGTGCAGCTCACCACGCCCGGGCACCTGAAATTCCTCACAGAAGGTGGCCCCGTCAGGTACCCCGAGGGTCTCCAGCTTCTCCCGAATACGTAGGGCCACCTGTTCATCAGCCCTGGCATGGATGACCACAAAGTTATAGAATTTCTGATCAGATGTTTCTGAGTGGTCCAGAATAGGGgatgtggaggttggaggagcAGGGTAGCTGCTcggggaggaagcagaggactgAGGGGAAGGAGGCAGCATAGGGGAGGCTTGGAGGGATGGTGGCTGGGCAGGAGGGCTGGATGACGTTGTGTTCTGCAGAGAATCATCTCCTACAGGAACTTGAGGTGACCTCTGACTTGTGATAGGCCACTGCTTTCCAACACTTTCTGTAGTGGACGTCAGGGGAGACCTGGAGTTTGTAGACAGAGACTCTGTGCACTCAATGGGACAGTGGACACTTGTGTCTGGAGCAGCCAGGGTGTCAGGGAGGATGGGCGAAGCCTCTTCTGGAGACACCTCTGGGACGCTAATTTCGTGTGGTAACCCTGAGGAGACACTGGTCTCCACTGATGGAGGCCAGCTGATCTCCTCTGGATCTTGGCAGCCTTCAGGGACAAGCTGAGGCTCCTGAGTGTCCAGCGGTGTGTTACATAGCTTGCTGGGCCCATGGGTTCCATGGTGTgaagagagaaaggcaagagtGGGTGACTGGCTGATCTCTAGGTGGCTGGCCAGTGAGGCAGTGCTGTTGGTGGAGTGTAACGTATGTCCCCAACTCCAGTCTGGTGTGTCAATGGGACAAGGCTGGCTTCTGGTCACTGCAGGGGATGCTGAAGGTGGCTGCAGGGAACCCTGATGAGAATGGAGTGGCTGGAAACCACTGGGGTCCCCCTTGATGTCTGAACTGCACCGATCCCAGGCCTCATTCTGGAGTTGGCCCAGCTGGTGGTCACCCTGGGAGGCAAGGTCACGAAGGGCCACCTGGTAAGCGATGTCCCTTGTGGAGCCCGGACACAGGTTCTCCTCAGCCAGCAGGTGGTACAGGCGAGCCACCGTCCAGGACAAGTCTGGAGGCTCCTCAGGGCCCTCTGTGCTCTCCATGTCTGCCCACTGGTGGGCTACCAGCTGGGCTACTGTGTTCATCTTCAAGGACTCCAGAGAGACCCTGGCCTCCGTGTCCTGGCCCAGAGCCAGGAGTACCATAGCATGGAGAAGCTTTGACTCCTGGCTGCCTGAACGCAGACTCCCCAGCTTGTGTTTCAGGCTGGTCAGCCTGTCCCTTTCCAAGGCACCTAGAATGCCAAAGGCACCATGGAGAGAAGGCCCTGGGTTATCCATGGATTGGGGAGGATGAAGCCTGGAGCCACAGAGGGTGGGGTGGATGGAGACATGTTCCGAACCAACAGCCTCCCACACAGCCTCGTCCCCTGCTGCAAAGATGCTGGAGGGCGGCAGCACAGACCTGCAGGAGTAGGAGTTCATCATGACTTTCCAGACAAGATGCTGCACCCATTCAACCCCAAccctcggaggcagaggcaggccagccaaATCAGGAAGAGGGCTAGGTCCATGAGGTAGAGTGCTGTTGGCTGAGCACTCATGGAATGCCAGGTTCCATGCCCAGCGCTGCATCTACAAGGTGTGGTGATGAGTGACTGCTCTtaatgagtgggtgagtggatgcGGCATAAACTGGCATACCCTCAGGTGGACAGTCACTTATTCCCAGCTCCCTGTTCACAGCTGAGAAGATCGCAGAGCATCTGTCAATCCTGGGGACCCTGGCACCTCTCCTGCCTCCATAGGCAGGCTGGAATGGGGAGTCACTGCCTGCTCGGCTCAGGCAGGGAAGCATCTAGCAGCTGGAGGTCCTACAGTGCCCCAGAGAAAATGCCCAAGGCGGAGGACCCTGGGCTAGACCAGAAGTGGACAGGTCAGTCAGCTAACCCACAGACTTTGCACACAGATGACCTAAAGCCTTCAAAGACCTGATTTTGAGCAGCAGAGGTGGGCCGGGCTCAGTGCCAAGGTCACGAGAGCCAGGTAGGCAGAGGGAAGGGCCTTACAACCATTGGCAGAGCAACAGTCACAGGTAGGAGTGGTAACAGCTGATGGCAGAccaggaatgagagagagagctgagagagagGGTGACCACCctctctgtggctgctgggaaatgGGGGCAATCAGGTTTGGCAatgcaggcagaggcagtgaCAGGGgagacaaaagaaacagaaaaatataaccCTGGGCCAGAGAAAAATGGGTAATGTTTGCAGCGGGTCAGCGCTGCTGCAGAACTAAGCCGGAAAGGGTCAAGAACTCCAAGGACTAAGGCTTGTGTTTATAGATCCCAGGGACACAAAAATGGAGAAGCCTGAGTGAAGGGTGCAGCTCATACAAAGGCCCTGGAGCAGAGGACACACACAGTCCAAGCAACCaagtcccagtcctgacttccccaCCACACCAAAACTCTACCCATTTCTAAGATACTCTACTTCCATACTCATGTCCAGCCTTCTCACCCCACACTTGTGCAGTCCCCTCATAGTCTGACCAGTTCTCCCACACCTACTGTGTCTGGCCACTTCGGCAGGAGATGCTGCTGACCTCTGTCAGAGCAACAGGAAATGAGAACAACCGCGTAAGGtcatttcaagaaataaaagtGCCCTGGAGGAAATGAGCCTGAGACGGAACCTGGGGCGAAGGATGCCTCAGGGAGGGCATCACGGAGTTGATCGCCCCTGAAGTTGAGTTCTTCTGGAGAGCACTCAGTGCAAAGGCCCCTGGGACACAGGGCTCGTCCCCACGTACAGCAGGAGGATCCTGGCAAGCTGCAGTAGTGAGGAGGCCggagcagagggaggcagggcaggaatggccagggcagccagggctggtgGGCTGCAGGGAGGTGGGAGCCCAGGAAAGCTGTGGGCAGGTCACAGGGAGGAAACTTTCATCTATGTTCATGGGACCCCTTTGTGTGTTGTGGAGAGGACAAACTGTGGGGTGAGGGGGCACCAGTCAGAGGATACAGCATCGTttgtccctctcttctctctgacctTACTGCGCTGTGACTGAAACGCACTGTCctacctcaggacctttgcacggCTGTCCCTCAGGCAGCAACAGCAACCATCTGGGAACAAAACCTCAGTGCAGTAGCCCACTGGCCTCCCCAGTGGGCAACTCTCTCAACACACCTGCTGGAGTCATCTCTCAACTCCTTACAACCTCacactaaagtttccttaatagCCACAATGTCCTACCTGACCAATCTGGGGACTCCGCAGGGGCAGGGCTCTGATACAACTGTCTATAGTTCCTGTATCTAGAGCGCCTAACACACAGTAGATGCACGATAACTGCTCCACGAGGGTCGACAAGATGGCTGGGTGAATAAGGGTGCTTGAGAGATTTCCATGTctgaagctctgagttcagttcctgagacccatgtggtggaagagcaaaatgaaataaaaataaactgacgGTCCTGGTagcgcacgccattaatcccagcacttagcaggcagaggcagaaggatctcagaGTTGAGGCctccctggtctacagagtgagttcccagggctacctagtgagaacAATGGGAACAGGACAGTGCCTAGTACACAGCCAGTACCTAATAAGTGCACGCTGAGGTCTGGAGAGGCAGTTGACTGTCATACATGAGGCCCTGCATTCAGCTCCCagccaggaaagaggatagcagcagagagaggagagaaagagacacagacaggagagagaaatgtTTATTGACATAATTGAGCAGTGAAtagacaaaacagaacagaacacacggtagttgtgttttatttgcttgtttttttgtcgCTAAGACAGGATTGGGCCTTGCACTATGTAGCCCAGCATAACCTtacacttctgatcctcctgcctccaccatgTACGGGCAGCAGCTTCCTCTTGTCCAAGCTATACCTgaaaagctgagacagaaggacttctttctttctttctttctttctttctttctttctttctttctttctttctttctttctttctttcttcctttggttggtttttcaagacagggtttctctgtgtagcccaggttgtcctgaacctcgctctgtagaccaggctggcctcaaactccaggctggtgagatggctcagctgataagagcactgcttgctcttccgaaggtcgtgagttcaaatcccagcaaccatatggtgactcacaaccatctataacaagatctgactctcttttctggaatgtctgaagacagctatagtgtacttatatataataaataaatcttaaaaaaaaaaactcagagatccaccctcttctgcctcctgagtgcagggatcaaaggtgtgtacaaCCACTGCCCAACAACAGGAGGATTTCTTGAACCCAAGAGATCAGGCTCAGTTtaggtaagttccaggccagcctggtcagcatAGTGATACACCCTGTCTTAA
Proteins encoded in this region:
- the Ticam1 gene encoding TIR domain-containing adapter molecule 1 encodes the protein MDNPGPSLHGAFGILGALERDRLTSLKHKLGSLRSGSQESKLLHAMVLLALGQDTEARVSLESLKMNTVAQLVAHQWADMESTEGPEEPPDLSWTVARLYHLLAEENLCPGSTRDIAYQVALRDLASQGDHQLGQLQNEAWDRCSSDIKGDPSGFQPLHSHQGSLQPPSASPAVTRSQPCPIDTPDWSWGHTLHSTNSTASLASHLEISQSPTLAFLSSHHGTHGPSKLCNTPLDTQEPQLVPEGCQDPEEISWPPSVETSVSSGLPHEISVPEVSPEEASPILPDTLAAPDTSVHCPIECTESLSTNSRSPLTSTTESVGKQWPITSQRSPQVPVGDDSLQNTTSSSPPAQPPSLQASPMLPPSPQSSASSPSSYPAPPTSTSPILDHSETSDQKFYNFVVIHARADEQVALRIREKLETLGVPDGATFCEEFQVPGRGELHCLQDAIDHSGFMILLLTASFDCRLSLHQVNHALMNSLTQSGRQDCVIPLLPLECSQAQLSPDTTRLLHSIVWLDEHSPIFARKVANTFKTQKLQAQRLRWKKEQEARTLKEQSIQLEAERQNVAAISDAYTAYVHSYRAWQAEINRLGVAFGKNLSLGTPTPSWPGCPQPTPSHPQGGTPVSPYSPQPPSFPQPPYFLQPPSFPQPPSFPQPPCFPQPPSFPQPPSFPLPPVSSPQSQSFPSASSPAPQTPGPQPLIIHHAQMVQVGVNNHMWGHTGAQSSDDKSECLENPCMGPLTDQGGPLLETPE